The Nymphaea colorata isolate Beijing-Zhang1983 chromosome 7, ASM883128v2, whole genome shotgun sequence DNA window aaaactaaagaaacagCAGCAATATCAAATGATAATACAGCTGAATGCTGATAAAGTTACCAGACAAAAAAcacacatatttttctttcatacgGAAGATAACATATACAAtgaaattatatttcaaaaatcaagAGTATGTCAGAAAAGAAGCAAAGTCCAAGACTGCCATCTTCAAAGATCCACATAAACTGAACACCTGTTTTGGAACTAAATTTGCAGATGTGATGATAACACGAATGCTCTCCTCCCTTAGTAAAATAAGCAACTTCGGATGATGACATGCaactcctttcttctttttgtccttTGCAATGGCAATTTCATCAGGAAATGGGGGATGCCTAAAAATGTGAAATGACCACCATTAGAAAAGTGTGCAGTCAGAAACAACCCAAAAGTGATTAGTCATCATTTGAACTACTAGTCTATATTGGATATGGTTTCTGATAACAAAGAGTAGTCACGGAAAAAGGAGGAACAAAAAATAATGCACTTACACAACCACCAAATTTGGATATTGAGAATAAGGTTGTGACCATCTCTGCTCATGAACTGGATTCCAGCATCTCTCCGTGTCATGGCATGCGACCGTTACAGGTaaattgttttggatcttacaAGCAGAAAGAAACCTGTAAAAGTTGATAATGAACTTTCAGTACTTACATGTATAAACGCAGGTTGTTCATTGACAAGGAATTGCATATATTTTCACTTGAAAATAAAGGGTAAAAATAAAACCATAAAGCAAGGAATTAGAGCAGATGAGAGAAGCAGACTAAAAGGCAAGCAACTGCAGGTACGTTGCTTCACTGAAAACTGCAAAAGCCTATCGCTTTGTACatgattcaaattttttgtcatccaCCACTATTTCATTTTATAACTATTCTTAGAGAAAATAGATTTTTAATGATAAACTGATATATAGTGCCTGTGCCACCATCCAGCAAGGTCacatgaatgatgttttcaagACATTGGTAACCTTTTCTTTCATATTATAAATTACACGCAAGGTCACATGAATGATACTGTTAAGATGTTCACgaccttttctttcatattcGCAGGCAGGTATACATCTATTTGAAGATATTACTTTTGCAGTGCCACGTCCTTCTCCTCTATTGGGTGACAAATTTAGAATTTACATCAACAAATGACATTGAGGATTACAAGCACTCTGATGCCTAAGATCTTaatattctttcattttcacaGAAGGAAACCTTACGGAGATCTTCCTGGTGGACAAGAGATGGGTACTCAGGGACAAATGGGACAGGGTAGGGCAATTGTGCAGCACCCATGCCGGCATTTGATGGTTTCCCCCGTCATCacgagggaaaaaaatgaagagagagagtgagagaaaaaaaaaaaaaaaacctttcgcATAAATAAGGCCAAAATGGTGTGTTACTGGCAAACCAATGGACGAAGAAAACATCATCATAGCTACAGCGTTCAGGGGAGACAAAGACTAAGAGTAGAATGAGATTACAAGATTTTGCATTAAAACTGGCAAGACTGAAAAAAAGATAGCTACATTTGGGACGAGATACAGGAAACATGTCATACCACGAGATATTACTTGTAAAAGTTGCAACAAATATGCGTGAAAGGCTCTCAACAGGGGAAAGTAGTTCTGGAAGAGAAACCGAGGCAGGCTTGTCTGTTGAACCAACGGTCATAAACTCAAGGCGGTTCAGGAATAGTGTCTCGCCATCTGATTCAGGAGTATGTATGTCTTTATTCCGTTTTAAGCCTTCAATGTTCTCGTTCATAAACTTGCATTGTCCATCAGCAAGGGAAGGCTCACAAGGAATGGATGAAACACAACCTACAGTGTTCTGTGCACTCACAGTCCTAtgattcaagaaaattttgtgctGAATAGCACTCTCCGTTCTTAACCTCAGTTTAAATGCATCCCCTCCGATATTCTTTGCTAAAAACAGATTCATTACATTATCTACATTACCACCGTAACTGGGGAGAGAACGTTCTTTGCACTGATTCGTTCCTGTGACAAGGATCCTTGTATTTTTTCCCATGCAATCACCTAGGATGGAAACTTCGCGTATTTCACATGAACTTTCGAAGCCTTTTACTCTCTTGGTAATAGAGTATCTCTCATTCAGTTCAATGTTCATGTTAGGAACTTCTGTACACCTAACTAGCTCCCTTGAAGGAGAAGATCCAAAAGAACCTGTGTCTGTCACCAGATTTATTTTTCCGTGCTCAATAGACATTAAATCGCAGGGAATTAAATCAGTCACCTTCGGAATAACATCAGGACCCTTGAAGTGTTTATATGTACCACGATATGCTGTAGGTGGAAAACTGCCTTCATCGAAGGCTTCTGCTTTACCTAGCCTACGACCAACTGATGCAGAGGAATTCCCGAAATTATTATTAAAACACATAATGTTGTCCAAATCTTTCCTTGCCAATCTGCACTTTTTCAAAAGCAATAGCGCCCTTAGTATCAGCTCTCCATCAGAATACGTCCCGCAGAAATAACCACGTTTGAGTGAACGTTTTTCACATGTTTTAGATAAGATTAATAAGTTACTGGTGCCCATGAGCCCCGTAGCTATATCTCCACCAGCGTCACTGATCTTTGATTCAGCATGCAGGGCCAAGTTACTGGATCCTTGGTCTACTTCAAAAAGACcgactcttcttcttctatttgtAGTCTGATTATAATGTCCAGAAACGTGCACGAATCTTCTGCATAGAGAATCAATACTATCCTGAGAAAATCCAACACCCGATAACATCTTTTTGCGAGATATCACCTTTCCGGGAGATCGCGtccttgaaaaatataatttggaGAGCCTCTCGTAGACGGACTGCAAACACTGCAGTCGCATGGAGCTCTCACCACACCTCTGACAACCTGGTCCGCAAATTGACTCCGCATTGCTTCTGGTTATAATTTTATCAGCGAAAATAATACAATGGACAACGAAGCCAATGGGGCTGGAGCGGCCACCGCAGACAAAAGACACCACATCGCCGACGAATAACTGAAAAATGGCACGCCCCTTCAGCTTAGAACCGTTGACGTAGACGCCGTTCAGTGAGCAGTTAGATCCTCTTCGCGCCGCGCTATCATCCCCTCTACCCAATCTTTGCTGCACCTTATCTATCTCCAATTCGGAAGAAGAATTAAGGGCTCCGTCGATTATGAAAACCTTTCGCTCGTAACTATCGAAACAAACCTGGCAATGTTGCCGGCTAACACGACGATCCCTGAAACAAAAATCGCAACAACTTTTTCCCCTGCCGAAGGTGTAGACCCTATCCGCGCTCAAGCAAACAGATCTGTAGGAGCGTCCGGAGGAGGACGAGACCAACGGAGAAGCGGTGGCCCTCAAGTGCAAACATTGGGGCTCGCGATGATAGCGAGCTCTCCCTTTTTTCGAACAACAGGCAACAGGCGCTTCGCTTTGCTGCCTCTTGTGGGTTTCTCTCACGGACATCAGTGCCAAAGAAGAATTTTACACTCGGAAGAAAAATCCAAGGAACGATCGAGGAATAGCAGAAAGAATCATGCGTGAATCAGATGTAGCGATCGACGGATCGATGATCGGATAACGAAGATCTCGACGACTCTAAAATTGGAAGAGATAATCAACTAAATGGGAATTTAAATCCAATGGGAGGGGCGCGGAACTGATGAGGACAACAAACCAAGTTAGGGCAGAAGTCGAAGCGCCGGAGGACTCAAAAACTGCCCTTCCCGCCACGCCCCACGCGGGAATGGAAATTGCTCCTTTCCCCACCACTTGTCCCCTTTGTCCGTAAAAATGCCTCAAGCAAGCGATCTCGAATTTGGGGTTGATCTCCACTCACTGCGCTGGACCTATCAACCAAACTAGGTCTTGGGTCGGAGCTGTGTATCACTAGAGTCATTTTATGAAAACGATGGGCGTACTCGAACGGAGAAGTTTGAATacttttctaaaagaaaaaagaaatccacTTAAATGTTGCGCTTTCATACTTAAAACGAATATGGTGAGAATGGTTTCTAAATGGAATAGGCAGTGCTGTTGAAtacatcaaaaatttgaaaaattttataaaaataatatatatatatgtatataaacattaattttagaattataaaatattttcaaaatagttaaaaataagGGAAGGCATCGCAGATACCTAGCCTGGAAAGGGTAGAACTAAGGTCTTGATTTCATCTAACAAGCCCAAAGCAATCAGGCCAAATCCGAACTAATAAGTATCTGGACTGTGTCCGACAAGGCCCtataacacacacatatatatatatagctataaTATGCTGTCTGCATGTTGTCGTATAACTAAATAATTAAAATCCAATGATTATAAATGCCATAAAACCGTCACTAAAGCATCACAAGTTATTGCTACATCATTAACCGCTGCTAGTGTTTCGTGGCTAAAGATTTTTAGTGAcacgttttaaaaaaattaactatCCGGCAACATTTGGCAGCTacctggtatatatatatatatatatatatatatattaaatataaaaaaactttagTTATAATGTATAGCCCGGCTGGGTGGATACCGACAAAAGGCTCAGCTAGGCAACCTCTTTAATCCGGAGCGCGGCTGGATGTCCGCCcctaataaaagaaaagtgtGACGCCCTTAGAATAGCTGCAAAAGTAAATCGGTTTGCCAgtatttcaatttgaatcaattaaCTCAAGCCGACTCTAACGTTGGCTTAAGACTACTTGATTCTAAGTATTCTAACATTGAACTAAGATAAACAAATAGTGTTCGTGCCTTTGTTGCAACATGTTTGCCTTGGGTCTGAATGCGTGCCTAACCACAGGGCTCCGGACGAGTGGGATTCATGGCCAAAGGAGGGCctgttaaaataaaaacaggAAGAATAGAAAAGCCCTCAAAGTTCGACGTCTCTCGGTTAGGCCTTTTGTCACCCCAAATCTCAAGTTATGAGTGGCTGGTCTAACGTTAAATTTCCTCTCGAATTCATGATCctattatattatacatttgAAAACCGCAGGCTTAAGATCTCTGTGTTGccaaatccatggattttttgtttttaggacAAAGGGGAGAAAGAAACACGCATGTCACTTCTAGAAAGATTCGTGTTGTAGTTCTTGCATCTTTCAAATAAAGGACCCAAGGTTGGGTCTCAGATTCATGATTTTGAGAGGACTGCGCACAGATTCAAGCCGCAAGAGCACCCAATTTTAGAATTGATGCAAGAGAAAGGTATCAAGAAGAGAGCATCTCTTTGGACAAACGGCTCTCATAACAAATCCTTGTGCTCTTCAAGTAGTATTATGCTGGCAGAGG harbors:
- the LOC116257800 gene encoding uncharacterized protein LOC116257800 isoform X1, producing the protein MSVRETHKRQQSEAPVACCSKKGRARYHREPQCLHLRATASPLVSSSSGRSYRSVCLSADRVYTFGRGKSCCDFCFRDRRVSRQHCQVCFDSYERKVFIIDGALNSSSELEIDKVQQRLGRGDDSAARRGSNCSLNGVYVNGSKLKGRAIFQLFVGDVVSFVCGGRSSPIGFVVHCIIFADKIITRSNAESICGPGCQRCGESSMRLQCLQSVYERLSKLYFSRTRSPGKVISRKKMLSGVGFSQDSIDSLCRRFVHVSGHYNQTTNRRRRVGLFEVDQGSSNLALHAESKISDAGGDIATGLMGTSNLLILSKTCEKRSLKRGYFCGTYSDGELILRALLLLKKCRLARKDLDNIMCFNNNFGNSSASVGRRLGKAEAFDEGSFPPTAYRGTYKHFKGPDVIPKVTDLIPCDLMSIEHGKINLVTDTGSFGSSPSRELVRCTEVPNMNIELNERYSITKRVKGFESSCEIREVSILGDCMGKNTRILVTGTNQCKERSLPSYGGNVDNVMNLFLAKNIGGDAFKLRLRTESAIQHKIFLNHRTVSAQNTVGCVSSIPCEPSLADGQCKFMNENIEGLKRNKDIHTPESDGETLFLNRLEFMTVGSTDKPASVSLPELLSPVESLSRIFVATFTSNISWFLSACKIQNNLPVTVACHDTERCWNPVHEQRWSQPYSQYPNLVVVHPPFPDEIAIAKDKKKKGVACHHPKLLILLREESIRVIITSANLVPKQWNTVTNTIWWQDFPRRKSPEYFSLFTHVHIEREKISEELKSDFLAQLAGFIASLVVDIPNQAYWIKELCHYDFTKASCHLVASIPGIHESMFPSNLGHVHSLTELQPIHQTATRSSKFVGSVLASLVGLSHRFQAKVDPGGVQLKALASIIQKCRENAYGMLEVILQRNHWIPADCNAVSVIINHPAECSENDASSYHLQLGFLPRSVAKWVAPLCDASLFSFSAYIFPQQVLAAALSGCNSRVKLILYVSQGPNFFKISNLIQHEHVVAICYLLASIQRNLGIWRLHEVLSKYQWPDSQEVDFVYGASSIGSSLNPHFLAAFATAAGKRSSQSLDSEESDPEWGLWNAEHESHSPSIKIIFPTMERVKLGATGIWPYRHLLSFSEKTWQRLRAADILYDAIPCPSERVGHPMHVKVARRRFWNKTTSSSFGWIYFGSHNLSAAAWGYPLMDSPESGSVSIGSSVLGSRLRISNYELGLVLVVPPPQTTKGDIEKNLVFDNIILPFVVPAPKYKVNDRPATMQAMREACAVELEKQMAILVSGEEDLMNEDMIDDEDEDIIEATESATEEKEEDKLYAERLWSQVDSADS
- the LOC116257800 gene encoding uncharacterized protein LOC116257800 isoform X3, with translation MSVRETHKRQQSEAPVACCSKKGRARYHREPQCLHLRATASPLVSSSSGRSYRSVCLSADRVYTFGRGKSCCDFCFRDRRVSRQHCQVCFDSYERKVFIIDGALNSSSELEIDKVQQRLGRGDDSAARRGSNCSLNGVYVNGSKLKGRAIFQLFVGDVVSFVCGGRSSPIGFVVHCIIFADKIITRSNAESICGPGCQRCGESSMRLQCLQSVYERLSKLYFSRTRSPGKVISRKKMLSGVGFSQDSIDSLCRRFVHVSGHYNQTTNRRRRVGLFEVDQGSSNLALHAESKISDAGGDIATGLMGTSNLLILSKTCEKRSLKRGYFCGTYSDGELILRALLLLKKCRLARKDLDNIMCFNNNFGNSSASVGRRLGKAEAFDEGSFPPTAYRGTYKHFKGPDVIPKVTDLIPCDLMSIEHGKINLVTDTGSFGSSPSRELVRCTEVPNMNIELNERYSITKRVKGFESSCEIREVSILGDCMGKNTRILVTGTNQCKERSLPSYGGNVDNVMNLFLAKNIGGDAFKLRLRTESAIQHKIFLNHRTVSAQNTVGCVSSIPCEPSLADGQCKFMNENIEGLKRNKDIHTPESDGETLFLNRLEFMTVGSTDKPASVSLPELLSPVESLSRIFVATFTSNISWFLSACKIQNNLPVTVACHDTERCWNPVHEQRWSQPYSQYPNLVVVHPPFPDEIAIAKDKKKKGVACHHPKLLILLREESIRVIITSANLVPKQWNTVTNTIWWQDFPRRKSPEYFSLFTHVHIEREKISEELKSDFLAQLAGFIASLVVDIPNQAYWIKELCHYDFTKASCHLVASIPGIHESMFPSNLGHVHSLTELQPIHQTATRSSKFVGSVLASLVGLSHRFQAKVDPGGVQLKALASIIQKCRENAYGMLEVILQRNHWIPADCNAVSVIINHPAECSENDASSYHLQLGFLPRSVAKWVAPLCDASLFSFSAYIFPQQVLAAALSGCNSRVKLILYVSQGPNFFKISNLIQHEHVVAICYLLASIQRNLGIWRLHEVNCLSHWFSDTLPSIFVGPWSSKTPLLLYMLIRSRCYQSTNGLIHKKLTLYMVHLLLVRHLIHIF
- the LOC116257800 gene encoding uncharacterized protein LOC116257800 isoform X2 translates to MSVRETHKRQQSEAPVACCSKKGRARYHREPQCLHLRATASPLVSSSSGRSYRSVCLSADRVYTFGRGKSCCDFCFRDRRVSRQHCQVCFDSYERKVFIIDGALNSSSELEIDKVQQRLGRGDDSAARRGSNCSLNGVYVNGSKLKGRAIFQLFVGDVVSFVCGGRSSPIGFVVHCIIFADKIITRSNAESICGPGCQRCGESSMRLQCLQSVYERLSKLYFSRTRSPGKVISRKKMLSGVGFSQDSIDSLCRRFVHVSGHYNQTTNRRRRVGLFEVDQGSSNLALHAESKISDAGGDIATGLMGTSNLLILSKTCEKRSLKRGYFCGTYSDGELILRALLLLKKCRLARKDLDNIMCFNNNFGNSSASVGRRLGKAEAFDEGSFPPTAYRGTYKHFKGPDVIPKVTDLIPCDLMSIEHGKINLVTDTGSFGSSPSRELVRCTEVPNMNIELNERYSITKRVKGFESSCEIREVSILGDCMGKNTRILVTGTNQCKERSLPSYGGNVDNVMNLFLAKNIGGDAFKLRLRTESAIQHKIFLNHRTVSAQNTVGCVSSIPCEPSLADGQCKFMNENIEGLKRNKDIHTPESDGETLFLNRLEFMTVGSTDKPASVSLPELLSPVESLSRIFVATFTSNISWFLSACKIQNNLPVTVACHDTERCWNPVHEQRWSQPYSQYPNLVVVHPPFPDEIAIAKDKKKKGVACHHPKLLILLREESIRVIITSANLVPKQWNTVTNTIWWQDFPRRKSPEYFSLFTHVHIEREKISEELKSDFLAQLAGFIASLVVDIPNQAYWIKELCHYDFTKASCHLVASIPGIHESMFPSNLGHVHSLTTATRSSKFVGSVLASLVGLSHRFQAKVDPGGVQLKALASIIQKCRENAYGMLEVILQRNHWIPADCNAVSVIINHPAECSENDASSYHLQLGFLPRSVAKWVAPLCDASLFSFSAYIFPQQVLAAALSGCNSRVKLILYVSQGPNFFKISNLIQHEHVVAICYLLASIQRNLGIWRLHEVLSKYQWPDSQEVDFVYGASSIGSSLNPHFLAAFATAAGKRSSQSLDSEESDPEWGLWNAEHESHSPSIKIIFPTMERVKLGATGIWPYRHLLSFSEKTWQRLRAADILYDAIPCPSERVGHPMHVKVARRRFWNKTTSSSFGWIYFGSHNLSAAAWGYPLMDSPESGSVSIGSSVLGSRLRISNYELGLVLVVPPPQTTKGDIEKNLVFDNIILPFVVPAPKYKVNDRPATMQAMREACAVELEKQMAILVSGEEDLMNEDMIDDEDEDIIEATESATEEKEEDKLYAERLWSQVDSADS